GGGCTTCGGCATCGTTCATCCGTTCGTCCTTTCCGTTTCAGTCGAAGCCGACTGTCTCGTCACACCGCGTCGAGTCGCCGGGCCAGCTGCTCCGCGTTGCATATTATCACCTTGGCGGAGGCCGCGAGCTCGACGGCGGCGTCCGTGAAGCCGGCCACCGCGCAGACGACCGCGAAATCCAGCTTGTAGTGGGTTCGCGCACCGATGGCCTCCTGAACGGCCTTCACCCCTACCGGTTTGGACGTATCCTTGCATTGGATCGCATAGGAGAGATCGTCCTTCTGGGCGATGATGTCCGCGCCGAAGTCTCCACTCGCCGGCGTGGCCCGAACTTCGAAGCCGGCTGCGCTCAGACGATTCATGCATTCCTGCTCGAACGCGAGGCCGCGATTGAGCCTTGGAGCGGGCCGGAGGAGATCGGCCTTTATGAGTCGGACGAGGTCGCGGAGACGCAGAGCGCCATCGTCGCCGGACGCCGGGAGGAATCTCTGCACGACCTTTTCGACGGCGGCGCGGGCATGAGATTCGTTCTGTCGTCCGATCGCGTCCTCATGGACGTTCACGGCGTAGACGTTCTTCAGGACGGGAGCGTTCGGGACATAGATGTTGAGAAGGTGGACAAAGTACAGCGTTAGGTCGATGAGGCCGTAGGCGAGTGGATTGCGGCCATCCCAGAAGGTGCGGTCCTTCCGCCTGTCGGCGAGCACGACCAGTGCGGGTTCGCCGGCTTCGGATCGGAACGTCACGTCGGACCATTCGGGGAAGTAGCGATCGACCTGGAAGGCCATCCAGGGAACCTCTGCCTCGATCAGCTTCGCGAAGAGCGCGTTTGCCTGCGCCGGTGCGCAGCGGAGAGCGCCCCCATGACCGGTGGCCACAGCGTATGGTCGGGTGAGGAAGGACGGATCGCCTCGATAGATGCCGAGTATCGCGTCCTTGTGCGCGAGCAGGTTGGCGAAATCGAGGGCGGTGACGTCCGGCGCGGTGCGCCCGGCGTCGAAATCCTCAATCCCCTTCGCGAGCGGCATGGGCTGTCGGTCCTGTTCGTGATGAGGGAGCGGGGTCGCGGTCACGCCGTTCCAGGCGGGAGCCGGGAAGATCGAGTCCCCATCTGCGATCGACGTAGAAGGCCAGCGCCTCGTTCGTCTCGACGACGAGGAAGTCGCCTTCGAACCCGTATTCGAGGCGCACGGCCTTCTGCTGTTCCGGCGAGAGGTCGGACCTGGGACGCAGCTCGATCCGGACGCGGGTCTCCCATTGCTCGTCGATCGGCAGGGCATCCGGTGGCGCCTCCGTTGCGAAGCTGCTGGCCTCGGACACCCGGACCGGCAGATAGTCGCGCCACTCGCCGTGTCGATAGCTCCATGCGCGAAAGTGGATGCGCTCACCGTCGAAGCCGATCCGCGCTGGTGCGATCCACTGGGTCTGTCGGTCGCCGGTGCTCATCGACGCGTAGTCGATCTCGATCCGACGGCCGAGCTCCATCGCCTGATAGAGATGACGCACGACGGAGGCAGGACAAAGGCGCGACGGCGAGGGAAGCGCCTCGAACCGACGGCCCGCTCCGCTGGCCACCACGTCGAGCATCGGAGGGGCGTCGCCGGGTTCGGCGAGGCCGACATGGCGGTCGGAGGCGACGTAGGCCTTGCGGACCGTGTCGTAGAACGGAGCTGGTTCACGGCACTTCGCGAGGTAGACGCGGAAGTCGATGGCGGCCTGTGCCGGCGAGATGCCAAAGCGCTCGATCAGGTCACTGCGGTTCGCCTGCCCCCTCCATGCGAAGCACTGGTCGAGCCAAGCCAATCGCGTCCTGATCGCGGGTTTGAGATCGTCGGTCTCCATCGAAGGCGAACGCTACTTGACGACTCGCGTTGAGTCCATCTAATTTCTATACGTTCACTAATTAGACGGACTGGCCACGATGCGGATCCTCCATACTAGCGACTGGCATCTCGGACGCCAGTTCCACGGGGCGTCCCTGGACGAGGATCATGACGCCGTCCTCGCGCAGGTCGAGGCGGCGATCGCCGAGCACGCGCCCGACGTTCTGGTCATCGCCGGCGACATCTTCGACCGGGCGACGCCGCCTCAGTCGGCGCTGCGCCGCTTCGGCGACTTCGTCCAGCGCGTCGGCGCGACGTGCGGAACCGCCATCGTGCTGATCGCCGGCAACCACGACTCCGCCGCGCAGATCGGCATGATGGGCGTGCTGGCCGATCCGGAGCGGTCGCTCGTGCGCGGCCCCCTTGATCCGGAAGAGCGGCCGCTGCTGCTCGAGGACGAGTTCGGTCCGGTGGCCATATCGGCCCTGCCCTTCTCCTACGAGTTCGCGGCGCGCGCCTGCTATGCGAACGACGCCATATCGTGCCCGGCGGACGTGCTGGCCGAACAGATCGCGAGCGCGCGACGTCATGTGCCGGCCGGTGCACGGTGGGTCGTCGTCGCGCACGCCTTCGTGGAGGGCGCATCGACCAGCGAGGGCGAGCGACCCTTGACCCGCGCAGTCGGCGGGATCGAGACGGTCCCCGCTTCGGTCTTCGTCGGTGCTCACTATGTCGCCCTCGGCCATCTCCACCGTCCGCAGGCGGTCGGGGCCGGGCACGTCCGCTACTCGGGCGCGCCGTTGGCATTCGGCTTCGACGAGGAGGGTCACGGGAAGTCGATGACGCTCGTCGACATGGCGGCCGACGGCTCGATCGTGACGACGGCGCTGCCAATCGTTCCCCGACGGAACGTCAGGACTCTGCGCGGCAAGCTCGCCGAGCTGCTCGCGGCACCCGAGGGGTCGAGCGATCTGGTGAGCGTCGTGCTCACTGACGAGACGCCGCAGATCGATCCGATGAAGCGGTTGCGCAAGTTGTATCCCCATGCCGTCCAGCTCTCCTACGAGAGACACGAGAGCGCCGGCGCGCGAAGCCTTCGGGACGGGCGCGCGGCGCTTGAGCGGCCGCAGGACGTCATCGCCAGCTTCATGGGCTTCGTGCGGGAGAAGCCGATGACGGAAGCGGAGGGATCGCTCGTCGTCGAGGCGCTGGCCGACCTCGCGATCGCGGGAGAGGAGGCATGAGGCCGATCCGGCTCACGATCTCGGCGTTCGGCCCCTATGCCGGCACCGAGCAGGTCGATTTCCGGGAGGCGACGGACGCCGGTCTGTTCGGGATCTACGGCCCGACCGGATCGGGCAAGTCGTCGATCTTCAGCGCCATGACGTTCGCGCTGTTCGGCGAGGGCGCGAAGAGGGAGCAGTCGATCGCGACGATGCGGTCCGGGCATGCCGACGCCGACCAGCCGACCGAGGTGTCCCTGCTCTTCGAGATCGGCGAGCGCCGCTACTACATCCGTCGGCAGCCCGACCAGACGCGGCCGAAGAAGCGTGGCGACGGGGAGACGACCGAAAGCCACAAGGCCTGGCTCTTCGACGCGACCGAGGTTCCGGTCGAGGAGGTCACCGCCGACAACTGCGGCGTCGTGCTGGCCGAGACCAAGGTCGGCGAGGTCGCGCGGCTGGTGAAGGAGCTTCTCGGCTACGGCGTCGAGCAGTTCCGCCAGATCGTGCTCCTGCCGCAGGGGCGGTTCGAACGCTTCCTGGTCGCAGACAGCAACGAGCGCGTGGCGATTCTGCGCGAGCTGTTCGACGTCAGCGTCTATCGCAGGATCGCGGAGCGGATGAAGGAGCAGGCGGCGTCGGCGCGCCGGGACTTCGACGACGGGCATCGGATCATGGCGCAGCGCCTGGCCGACGCCGGCTTCGCGAGCACGGACGAGCTGGAGACGGGCATCGCCGAGGCGGGCGTGACCGTCGACGACCGACGCGCGAAGGCGGTGCTGGCGGAGACCGCCGCCCGCGACGCGGAGAAGGCGCATCTCGAAGCGGAACGGATCGAGGGCCTCTTCGCGGGGGTCGAGAGAGCCGATCGGCGCATGGCGGAGCTTGAGGAAGGCCGTCCGGCGATCGAGGCGCTCGAGGTCGTGGTCGCCCGCGCGCAGAAGGCGCAGCGGGCCGTCGATCTGGAGACCCGTGTCACCGAACTCCGCCGCGCCCATGGCAACGCCGTCGTCGAGGAGGAGCGTATTCGCGAGGCGGCGCGCCTCGCGACGGAGAAGCACGCTCAGTTCGAAGCCGCCGCCGTGCGCGAACGCAGGGAGGCGGAGCAGATCGACGGCCTGCTGGTCAGGGCGGCCGAGGTGGAACGGCATAGGGCCGCCCTCGTCGGCGCCGGCGATCTCAAGGCCGATCACGAGGCGAAGCACGGTAAGCTGGACGTGGCGCAGACCGGCTTCGATCGGGCGGATGCCGAGAAGACCCGCCTGGACGGTCTGGTCGCGTCGCTGGCTGGACGGATCGACTCCGCCCAGAAGGCGAACGTGCGTCGGTCCGACTTGACGGCGAACCTTGCCACGGCTGTGGGCGAGCAGCGGGAGGCGAAGGCTCACGCCGACGCGGGACGCAAGGCGTCGGAAGCGAAGACCGGCCTAGACGGTCTCGTGAAGGCGCATGCCGACGCGCTGGCGCTGGTCGGGCCGTTGCGCGACCAGGCTGCCGACGCCGAACGCGCGTTCATCGGCGCGCAGGCGCAGGTCCTCGCTGACATGCATCTGGTCGACGGGGAGCCCTGCCCCGTGTGCGGAAGCGCGGAGCATCCCTCGCCGGCTCGGGGAGAAGGCGATCCGCGGCGGCTCGAGACGGAGATGCGGTCGGCACGCGAGGCCAGCGACGCGGCCGTGCGTCGCGAGAGCCTCGCCGAGGCGGCTGTCAAGGCGGCCGGGGATGCGCTCGCCGATCGGCAGGCCGACCTCGCGCTGCTCCCGCAGCCCCGGATCGGTCTCAAGGAGGCGGACGCTGAGGTCGCCCGGCTCAAGAGCGAGATCGCGACCTTGGGCACGGCGACGGACGTCGCGGATCTGGAGACGCAGTCGGCGGAGGCGAAGCGGCTCCTCGGCATCGCCACGACCGATCTGGCTGCCGCTCTCGACGGATTGCAGAGGGCCAAGACCGACGAGGCCGTTTCGGCCCGGTCCTACGCGGACGCGATCGAGAGCGTGCCGGTGCCCCTTCGCGCG
The nucleotide sequence above comes from Sphingomonas oryzagri. Encoded proteins:
- a CDS encoding AAA family ATPase produces the protein MRPIRLTISAFGPYAGTEQVDFREATDAGLFGIYGPTGSGKSSIFSAMTFALFGEGAKREQSIATMRSGHADADQPTEVSLLFEIGERRYYIRRQPDQTRPKKRGDGETTESHKAWLFDATEVPVEEVTADNCGVVLAETKVGEVARLVKELLGYGVEQFRQIVLLPQGRFERFLVADSNERVAILRELFDVSVYRRIAERMKEQAASARRDFDDGHRIMAQRLADAGFASTDELETGIAEAGVTVDDRRAKAVLAETAARDAEKAHLEAERIEGLFAGVERADRRMAELEEGRPAIEALEVVVARAQKAQRAVDLETRVTELRRAHGNAVVEEERIREAARLATEKHAQFEAAAVRERREAEQIDGLLVRAAEVERHRAALVGAGDLKADHEAKHGKLDVAQTGFDRADAEKTRLDGLVASLAGRIDSAQKANVRRSDLTANLATAVGEQREAKAHADAGRKASEAKTGLDGLVKAHADALALVGPLRDQAADAERAFIGAQAQVLADMHLVDGEPCPVCGSAEHPSPARGEGDPRRLETEMRSAREASDAAVRRESLAEAAVKAAGDALADRQADLALLPQPRIGLKEADAEVARLKSEIATLGTATDVADLETQSAEAKRLLGIATTDLAAALDGLQRAKTDEAVSARSYADAIESVPVPLRAEGAVDEEARKIAGAVTKLREKLAEAEDGLRKAATDRDTAAAKVAGAVDAVAKAEVEATKAVTAFGSRLTELELDPDQYAVGREAIPHIAAHEARIGAFRKDFALSDAQAAAARASVGGLERPDTVATAGARDVARGEAATARGVAADAEAARKVLEDLRGSLRDQLERLAKLEEESGPLRALAEAFVGDNVMRTPLETFAIGAMFDHVLDAANLRLDPMTAGRYRLVRDVESVGGRTKRGLDIRVHDIQTGRAREISTLSGGETFIAALSLALGLSDIVEMSHGRIRLDTIFIDEGFGSLDTENDGGTLDLVLQVLQEIVGKSRAVGLISHVPLVQQAVPNGFSIVKTVDGSRVERRVA
- a CDS encoding WYL domain-containing protein, with protein sequence METDDLKPAIRTRLAWLDQCFAWRGQANRSDLIERFGISPAQAAIDFRVYLAKCREPAPFYDTVRKAYVASDRHVGLAEPGDAPPMLDVVASGAGRRFEALPSPSRLCPASVVRHLYQAMELGRRIEIDYASMSTGDRQTQWIAPARIGFDGERIHFRAWSYRHGEWRDYLPVRVSEASSFATEAPPDALPIDEQWETRVRIELRPRSDLSPEQQKAVRLEYGFEGDFLVVETNEALAFYVDRRWGLDLPGSRLERRDRDPAPSSRTGPTAHAAREGD
- a CDS encoding restriction endonuclease, which codes for MPLAKGIEDFDAGRTAPDVTALDFANLLAHKDAILGIYRGDPSFLTRPYAVATGHGGALRCAPAQANALFAKLIEAEVPWMAFQVDRYFPEWSDVTFRSEAGEPALVVLADRRKDRTFWDGRNPLAYGLIDLTLYFVHLLNIYVPNAPVLKNVYAVNVHEDAIGRQNESHARAAVEKVVQRFLPASGDDGALRLRDLVRLIKADLLRPAPRLNRGLAFEQECMNRLSAAGFEVRATPASGDFGADIIAQKDDLSYAIQCKDTSKPVGVKAVQEAIGARTHYKLDFAVVCAVAGFTDAAVELAASAKVIICNAEQLARRLDAV
- a CDS encoding exonuclease SbcCD subunit D, whose translation is MRILHTSDWHLGRQFHGASLDEDHDAVLAQVEAAIAEHAPDVLVIAGDIFDRATPPQSALRRFGDFVQRVGATCGTAIVLIAGNHDSAAQIGMMGVLADPERSLVRGPLDPEERPLLLEDEFGPVAISALPFSYEFAARACYANDAISCPADVLAEQIASARRHVPAGARWVVVAHAFVEGASTSEGERPLTRAVGGIETVPASVFVGAHYVALGHLHRPQAVGAGHVRYSGAPLAFGFDEEGHGKSMTLVDMAADGSIVTTALPIVPRRNVRTLRGKLAELLAAPEGSSDLVSVVLTDETPQIDPMKRLRKLYPHAVQLSYERHESAGARSLRDGRAALERPQDVIASFMGFVREKPMTEAEGSLVVEALADLAIAGEEA